A window from Diachasmimorpha longicaudata isolate KC_UGA_2023 chromosome 5, iyDiaLong2, whole genome shotgun sequence encodes these proteins:
- the LOC135163004 gene encoding forkhead box protein N3-like: MAPDRPDSSGMETACGLTVTRVLDIGDAALTLKEGDNASEFGEGSPGDTVDVVVDDNNPSGAKGVCEGAPTGKHSQDDDLTSLAWLHQQNLLKGLEISSPSKVIKDENILNNNNNICDGDSAELSENTNSVSSLDDGYYPESNGKASMNGKSQSYISSGKNYEKTASLYPESGKLTYPPQPSNQVKISLSFNNLPVSNRNKHPTHIPYDPHLHRNSKPPYSFSCLIFMAIEDSPVKALPVKEVYAWILDHFPYFKNAPTGWKNSVRHNLSLNKCFRKVEKAPNLGKGSLWMVDDQYRPNLLQALSRAPFPPPTAQNLSSPDKIPKKTTNTRLPDPILFPYLSKRLASSNITDSPDLEFDSDVDAAAVAMLSFKHGPIILNHNKDRKRKQTIEPEKLVPVITRSSSEDHTYSCITSAKTDSKRSTSSLEDSITDVDEQRKIAEGADALLNLAGVALSHNATSPRLNHHEMSPLAHQTTTPPPPSPSPPPKSSNHSSPPKSKRRTTTNDYSSLPDKRRRRWREWGDTNRYLKQVKG, encoded by the exons atggCACCCGATAGGCCCGACAGTTCCGGAATGGAGACAGCGTGTGGTCTCACCGTTACGCGTGTCCTTGACATTGGCGATGCTGCATTGACACTCAAGGAGGGTGATAACGCCAGTGAATTTGGTGAGGGAAGTCCTGGAGACACCGTGGATGTTGTTGTTGATGATAACAATCCATCCGGGGCAAAAGGGGTTTGTGAGGGAGCGCCAACGGGTAAACACAGTCAGGATGATGATCTTACTTCGTTAGCGTGGTTACATCAGCAGAATTTGCTGAAGGGACTTGAAATATCAAGTCCCAGTAAAGTTATcaaagatgaaaatattttgaataataacaataatatttgCGATGGAGACAGCGCAGAATTATCGGAGAACACGAATTCTGTTTCGAGTTTGGATGATGGATACTATCCag AGAGCAATGGAAAGGCTTCGATGAATGGAAAGAGCCAGAGTTATATCAGTTCAGGAAAAAACTACGAGAAAACAGCGTCGCTCTACCCAGAATCCGGAAAATTGACGTATCCACCTCAACCGAGCAATCAAGTCAAGATATCGTTGAGTTTTAATAATCTACCGGTGTCGAATCGCAATAAGCATCCGACCCATATACCCTACGATCCACATTTGCATAGAAATAGCAAACCACCATACTCATTTTCATGTCTGATATTCATGGCTATTGAGGACAGCCCAGTCAAGGCACTGCCAGTAAAGGAAGTCTACGCCTGGATACTCGATCACTTTCCTTACTTCAAGAATGCACCCACCGGGTGGAAAAATTCAGTCAGACATAATCTGAGTCTCAATAAGTGCTtcagaaaagtggaaaaggcaccg aatttgGGAAAGGGATCGTTGTGGATGGTGGATGACCAATATCGTCCGAATCTCCTGCAGGCTCTCTCCCGAGCGCCTTTTCCACCCCCAACTGCTCAAAATCTCTCGTCACCCGACAAAATACCGAAGAAAACCACAAACACAAGATTACCAGATCCCATACTTTTTCCGTACCTATCGAAGAGGCTAGCATCGAGCAACATCACCGACAGCCCAGACCTTGAATTCGACAGTGATGTTGACGCAGCTGCTGTCGCCATGCTCTCATTCAAACACGGACCCATTATTCTTAACCACAACAAAG ATCGAAAGCGAAAGCAAACAATTGAGCCAGAGAAATTAGTGCCAGTGATTACAAGAAGTTCGAGTGAGGATCACACGTACAGTTGCATCACTTCAGCCAAAACCGACAG CAAAAGGTCCACAAGCTCCTTGGAGGACTCAATAACTGACGTGGACGAGCAACGAAAGATCGCAGAGGGTGCTGATGCCCTCCTCAACCTTGCAGGTGTTGCCCTGTCCCACAACGCCACAAGTCCCCGTCTTAATCACCACGAGATGAGCCCTCTGGCACACCAGACTACCACCCCGCCACCCCCATCGCCCTCACCACCCCCAAAATCATCGAATCACTCGTCCCCCCCAAAATCAAAAAGACGCACCACTACAAACGACTACTCGAGTCTTCCTGACAAGAGACGGCGGCGTTGGCGAGAGTGGGGTGACACAAACAGGTATCTCAAACAGGTCAAGGGTTAG
- the LOC135163003 gene encoding interference hedgehog-like isoform X1 gives MLRISLTLHSALALLFLIFDGSNASGPRQELGMQFTRHPQPLAAPVGDVVDFECSLNLAADKFTWRHRPLNSNRWSPLPNPNANPGVRKTSKLVVNFDDPSKAGDYRCIAYYGTSGLASDSGRLSLAKIDQFTDKSDLEIMVPSGNTVPITCPVPFSSPDSTVQFFKDNIPIKSTNLVGGKTIVLENAQPLDSGSYHCAAYNDIATQTVRSNHKTKLNIHKDERMVPPFFVKQPQTEYKIMRGRNVTLECFGAAYPIPKVTWSRLAGNLPFGFQYTPSGLVLINVQPQDRGEYHCMWTSNAHKIESVIILKVVEAPRVTRGPKASTFSEGGELELSCGTSGQPEPTIEWLINGEPLQRSPNIESKGSTLFVSSVEKKHAGIVQCVASNEYGSHSGYNLLRVNPKQHPGGSGDHSKPESHGIPGGVHKHTRMGGKRKSKEGHRRGTVLVPPNQPNVTRLSDVSVMVRWSVPENTGLPIQFFKVQYKEFGSKASGKQSKWMTANMEIANHVRSFEVTDLQTNSFYRFRIAAVYSNNDNKLSPNSVKFHLTKMEGFDTNKMPIPLLTNTEALGADRVLLIWQNPDRSVDIDGFYVNHRASTTAGDYIKTTVEGKNSTNITISHLQPDTTYEFKVQSFSVGAASEFSKIIREKTLKAVTEPPRVEQTIPDNVPQSTGSGQNGSLYAIIGGALGGATLLGVMGAIVVIYKRSSIKQNRDASQNQGKHMTNGRVLNGGITDSKINITSNPLAVLDTSETTQATNNMNSLPKSGQYSSMEMTSFVNGQNNNTSANELPAGSGPNSHAVRSDASSGTLGSSDHHV, from the exons ATGCTACGAATATCGTTGACCCTGCACAGCGCACTGGCGCTTCTCTTCCTCATTTTCGATGGTTCGAATGCCTCAG GTCCTCGCCAAGAACTTGGGATGCAGTTTACGCGCCATCCCCAGCCCCTAGCAGCGCCTGTAGGCGATGTAGTGGATTTCGAGTGCAGCCTGAACCTCGCAGCAGATAAATTCACATGGCGTCACCGCCCCCTAAACTCCAATCGCTGGTCTCCTTTGCCAAATCCCAATGCAAACCCGGGTGTTAGGAAGACTTCCAAGCTTGTTGTCAACTTTGATGACCCCTCAAAAGCTGGAGACTACAGATGCATCGCATATTATG GTACAAGTGGACTCGCTTCAGATTCAGGTCGCCTGAGCCTAGCGAAGATTGACCAATTTACCGATAAATCAGATCTAGAGATAATGGTCCCATCTGGCAACACAGTTCCCATAACCTGTCCCGTTCCCTTTTCCTCCCCCGATTCAAcagttcaatttttcaaagacaACATCCCCATAAAATCCACGAATCTAGTGGGAGGTAAAACAATAGTTCTGGAGAACGCTCAACCATTAGATTCCGGGAGTTACCACTGTGCAGCCTACAACGACATTGCCACCCAGACAGTCCGAAGTAATCACAAGACAAAACTTAATATTCATAAGGACGAGAGAATGGTCCctccattttttgttaaacaaCCACAGACTGAGTACAAAATTATGCGAGGTAGAAACGTTACCCTCGAGTGTTTTGGTGCAGCATATCCTATACCAAAAGTCACCTGGTCGAGGCTGGCAGGCAATCTACCCTTTGGATTTCAATATACACCTTCAGGATTAGTTCTGATTAATGTTCAACCTCAGGATCGAGGGGAATACCACTGTATGTGGACCTCAAACGCCCACAAAATTGAATCTGTGATTATTCTCAAGGTCGTTGAAGCTCCCCGAGTGACACGCGGTCCAAAGGCGTCAACATTTTCGGAAGGAGGTGAGCTCGAGCTCTCTTGTGGAACGTCTGGTCAACCAGAGCCCACCATAGAATGGTTGATAAATGGCGAGCCCCTCCAGAGAAGTCCCAACATCGAGAGCAAAGGCTCGACCCTCTTCGTATCATCTGTCGAGAAGAAACACGCTGGTATCGTCCAGTGTGTCGCTTCCAACGAGTACGGCTCCCATTCTGGTTACAATCTTCTCCGGGTGAATCCTAAGCAGCATCCTGGAGGTAGTGGGGATCACTCGAAGCCCGAGAGCCACGGTATACCCGGTGGTGTGCACAAGCACACAAGAATGGGTGGTAAGAGGAAGAGTAAGGAGGGACACCGAAGAGGAACTGTTCTGGTCCCTCCAAATCAACCCAATGTGACCCGACTCTCGGACGTCTCAGTGATGGTACGCTGGTCGGTACCAGAGAACACTGGCCTCCCCATCCAATTCTTCAAGGTCCAGTACAAAGAGTTTGGATCAAAAGCCAGTGGAAAACAGTCCAAGTGGATGACCGCAAACATGGAAATTGCGAATCACGTGAGATCCTTCGAAGTTACTGATCTCCAGACCAATAGCTTCTACCGTTTCCGAATAGCAGCTGTTTATTCCAACAACGATAATAAATTGAGCCCCAACTCAGTTAAATTTCATCTGACGAAGATGGAGGGCTTCGACACGAACAAAATGCCAATTCCCTTGTTGACGAATACTGAAGCTCTAGGAGCTGACAGGGTTCTCCTCATATGGCAGAATCCGGACAGATCCGTGGACATTGATGGGTTCTACGTGAATCATCGGGCCTCAACAACCGCTGGTGATTACATCAAGACTACTGTCGAGGGGAAGAACTCAACGAACATCACAATTTCCCATCTACAGCCGGACACGACTTATGAGTTTAAGGTGCAGAGCTTCTCGGTAGGTGCAGCGTCTGAGTTCTCCAAGATTATCAGGGAGAAGACACTGAAGGCAGTGACGGAACCACCGAGGGTCGAGCAGACTATTCCCGATAATGTGCCCCAGAGCACTGGGAGTGGACAGAACGGTAGCCTTTATGCGATTATCGGTGGAGCACTCGGGGGAGCAACTCTCTTGGGGGTCATGGGGGCCATTGTTGTTATTTATAAGAGAAGCAGTATTAAACAAAACCGAGATGCATCCCAGAATCAAG GAAAACACATGACGAATGGTCGAGTATTGAACGGTGGAATCACGGACTCAAAGATCAACATAACATCGAATCCCCTAGCTGTTCTCGACACATCAGAGACAACTCAAGCAACGAATAACATGAATTCTCTGCCTAAG AGCGGACAATATTCATCGATGGAGATGACGTCTTTCGTTAATGGCCAGAACAACAACACCAGTGCTAACGAGCTACCAGCTGGCAGTGGACCGAATTCTCATGCTGTCCGGAGTGATGCATCATCCGGAACACTTGGATCCAGTGATCATCATGTctga
- the LOC135163003 gene encoding interference hedgehog-like isoform X2: MLRISLTLHSALALLFLIFDGSNASGPRQELGMQFTRHPQPLAAPVGDVVDFECSLNLAADKFTWRHRPLNSNRWSPLPNPNANPGVRKTSKLVVNFDDPSKAGDYRCIAYYGTSGLASDSGRLSLAKIDQFTDKSDLEIMVPSGNTVPITCPVPFSSPDSTVQFFKDNIPIKSTNLVGGKTIVLENAQPLDSGSYHCAAYNDIATQTVRSNHKTKLNIHKDERMVPPFFVKQPQTEYKIMRGRNVTLECFGAAYPIPKVTWSRLAGNLPFGFQYTPSGLVLINVQPQDRGEYHCMWTSNAHKIESVIILKVVEAPRVTRGPKASTFSEGGELELSCGTSGQPEPTIEWLINGEPLQRSPNIESKGSTLFVSSVEKKHAGIVQCVASNEYGSHSGYNLLRVNPKQHPGGSGDHSKPESHGIPGGVHKHTRMGGKRKSKEGHRRGTVLVPPNQPNVTRLSDVSVMVRWSVPENTGLPIQFFKVQYKEFGSKASGKQSKWMTANMEIANHVRSFEVTDLQTNSFYRFRIAAVYSNNDNKLSPNSVKFHLTKMEGFDTNKMPIPLLTNTEALGADRVLLIWQNPDRSVDIDGFYVNHRASTTAGDYIKTTVEGKNSTNITISHLQPDTTYEFKVQSFSVGAASEFSKIIREKTLKAVTEPPRVEQTIPDNVPQSTGSGQNGSLYAIIGGALGGATLLGVMGAIVVIYKRSSIKQNRDASQNQGKHMTNGRVLNGGITDSKINITSNPLAVLDTSETTQATNNMNSLPKI, encoded by the exons ATGCTACGAATATCGTTGACCCTGCACAGCGCACTGGCGCTTCTCTTCCTCATTTTCGATGGTTCGAATGCCTCAG GTCCTCGCCAAGAACTTGGGATGCAGTTTACGCGCCATCCCCAGCCCCTAGCAGCGCCTGTAGGCGATGTAGTGGATTTCGAGTGCAGCCTGAACCTCGCAGCAGATAAATTCACATGGCGTCACCGCCCCCTAAACTCCAATCGCTGGTCTCCTTTGCCAAATCCCAATGCAAACCCGGGTGTTAGGAAGACTTCCAAGCTTGTTGTCAACTTTGATGACCCCTCAAAAGCTGGAGACTACAGATGCATCGCATATTATG GTACAAGTGGACTCGCTTCAGATTCAGGTCGCCTGAGCCTAGCGAAGATTGACCAATTTACCGATAAATCAGATCTAGAGATAATGGTCCCATCTGGCAACACAGTTCCCATAACCTGTCCCGTTCCCTTTTCCTCCCCCGATTCAAcagttcaatttttcaaagacaACATCCCCATAAAATCCACGAATCTAGTGGGAGGTAAAACAATAGTTCTGGAGAACGCTCAACCATTAGATTCCGGGAGTTACCACTGTGCAGCCTACAACGACATTGCCACCCAGACAGTCCGAAGTAATCACAAGACAAAACTTAATATTCATAAGGACGAGAGAATGGTCCctccattttttgttaaacaaCCACAGACTGAGTACAAAATTATGCGAGGTAGAAACGTTACCCTCGAGTGTTTTGGTGCAGCATATCCTATACCAAAAGTCACCTGGTCGAGGCTGGCAGGCAATCTACCCTTTGGATTTCAATATACACCTTCAGGATTAGTTCTGATTAATGTTCAACCTCAGGATCGAGGGGAATACCACTGTATGTGGACCTCAAACGCCCACAAAATTGAATCTGTGATTATTCTCAAGGTCGTTGAAGCTCCCCGAGTGACACGCGGTCCAAAGGCGTCAACATTTTCGGAAGGAGGTGAGCTCGAGCTCTCTTGTGGAACGTCTGGTCAACCAGAGCCCACCATAGAATGGTTGATAAATGGCGAGCCCCTCCAGAGAAGTCCCAACATCGAGAGCAAAGGCTCGACCCTCTTCGTATCATCTGTCGAGAAGAAACACGCTGGTATCGTCCAGTGTGTCGCTTCCAACGAGTACGGCTCCCATTCTGGTTACAATCTTCTCCGGGTGAATCCTAAGCAGCATCCTGGAGGTAGTGGGGATCACTCGAAGCCCGAGAGCCACGGTATACCCGGTGGTGTGCACAAGCACACAAGAATGGGTGGTAAGAGGAAGAGTAAGGAGGGACACCGAAGAGGAACTGTTCTGGTCCCTCCAAATCAACCCAATGTGACCCGACTCTCGGACGTCTCAGTGATGGTACGCTGGTCGGTACCAGAGAACACTGGCCTCCCCATCCAATTCTTCAAGGTCCAGTACAAAGAGTTTGGATCAAAAGCCAGTGGAAAACAGTCCAAGTGGATGACCGCAAACATGGAAATTGCGAATCACGTGAGATCCTTCGAAGTTACTGATCTCCAGACCAATAGCTTCTACCGTTTCCGAATAGCAGCTGTTTATTCCAACAACGATAATAAATTGAGCCCCAACTCAGTTAAATTTCATCTGACGAAGATGGAGGGCTTCGACACGAACAAAATGCCAATTCCCTTGTTGACGAATACTGAAGCTCTAGGAGCTGACAGGGTTCTCCTCATATGGCAGAATCCGGACAGATCCGTGGACATTGATGGGTTCTACGTGAATCATCGGGCCTCAACAACCGCTGGTGATTACATCAAGACTACTGTCGAGGGGAAGAACTCAACGAACATCACAATTTCCCATCTACAGCCGGACACGACTTATGAGTTTAAGGTGCAGAGCTTCTCGGTAGGTGCAGCGTCTGAGTTCTCCAAGATTATCAGGGAGAAGACACTGAAGGCAGTGACGGAACCACCGAGGGTCGAGCAGACTATTCCCGATAATGTGCCCCAGAGCACTGGGAGTGGACAGAACGGTAGCCTTTATGCGATTATCGGTGGAGCACTCGGGGGAGCAACTCTCTTGGGGGTCATGGGGGCCATTGTTGTTATTTATAAGAGAAGCAGTATTAAACAAAACCGAGATGCATCCCAGAATCAAG GAAAACACATGACGAATGGTCGAGTATTGAACGGTGGAATCACGGACTCAAAGATCAACATAACATCGAATCCCCTAGCTGTTCTCGACACATCAGAGACAACTCAAGCAACGAATAACATGAATTCTCTGCCTAAG ATCTGA
- the Muted gene encoding biogenesis of lysosome-related organelles complex 1 subunit 5, with product MASVIKDTGEIWSRLFVHRPFVNGEISYFVREFEEKRGDREVERLFKILEYSTELGQSQIDRAEQLGDCHLPSLKANTDVALSMCDRILRREENFNTEIQLFENREIRKEDWKKFINDMSIRCTKVDETFTDKEKELREFYIDLEKKLHINP from the exons ATGGCGTCAGTGATAAAAG ACACTGGCGAAATTTGGAGCAGACTATTCGTCCATCGTCCCTTTGTAAATGGTGAAATCTCGTATTTTGTTCGTGAATTTGAg GAAAAGAGGGGTGaccgagaggtagagagactGTTCAAAATCCTGGAATACTCAACTGAGCTTGGACAAAGTCAGATTGACAGAGCTGAACAGCTTGGTGACTGTCACCTTCCCAGCTTGAAAGCGAACACCGATGTTGCCCTGAGCATGTGCGATAGAATTCTTCGAAGAGAGGAGAATTTTAACACT GAAATCCAATTATTTGAAAACCGAGAAATTAGAAAAGAGGACTGGAAAAAGTTCATCAATGATATGAGCATTCGTTGCACCAAAGTGGACGAGACATTCACCGACAAAGAGAAGGAACTTCGAGAATTCTACATTGATCTTGAGAAGAAGCTCCACATCAACCCATAA
- the LOC135162472 gene encoding transmembrane protein 199 → MPVEQIDDPSVKIKPPSKLIHFVRKNIDVAEAPTGLRALKKSHKSAVPLKIEDIKWLNDFLIEHRKISSTKVYIHELLEGADVILPQPKITPRNPVLEARIQKLTAQQSTREYEAMTKGVDAVRKHYPEDTISYQMKEINKQLIAVAQFVFSVIAAFAFGFIGLELIVGSLDFGFRLLLGIICGLIVALAEIYFLAKKLNEDCWEPPPPKVFTKPHQE, encoded by the exons ATGCCTGTAGAGCAGATTGACGATCCCTCAGTGAAGATAAAGCCTCCATCGAAGCTAATTCACTTTGTCCGGAAGAACATAGACGTGGCCGAAGCACCGACAGGTTTACGAGCCTTGAAGAAATCCCACAAGTCCGCAGTACCACTGAAGATCGAGGACATCAAGTGGCTGAACGATTTCCTCATCGAACACAGGAAAATTTCCAGCACCAAAGTTTATATTCACGAGCTTCTGGAGGGAGCAGATGTGATTTTACCACAGCCCAAGATCACACCGAGGAATCCAGTTCTCGAAGCGagaatccaaaaattgactgcTCAACAGTCAACTAGGGAGTACGAGGCGATGACCAAAGGGGTGGACGCCGTCAGGAAACATTACCCAGAGGACACTATTTCATACCAAA TGAaggaaattaataaacaactCATCGCTGTAGCCCAATTCGTCTTCTCAGTGATAGCAGCCTTTGCATTTGGCTTCATAGGGCTAGAACTCATCGTGGGTAGCCTTGATTTTGGCTTCAGATTACTATTAGGAATAATCTGCGGCCTCATTGTAGCACTCGCTGAGATATACTTTCTCGCTAAGAAGTTGAACGAGGACTGCTGGGAGCCACCACCACCCAAAGTGTTTACAAAACCCCAtcaagaataa
- the LOC135162624 gene encoding longitudinals lacking protein, isoforms A/B/D/L-like — MCLCKLSSNIPEIPPPVVNDWESNNSCPSCHKTFKHRCNLNTHVRYECGVPPRYNCPYCAKQAKHLTNARSHVKRCHPEREMKKLTAGQPHYILMTNYKTENIFFPPIII; from the exons ATGTGCCT TTGTA AGCTTTCATCGAATATTCCGGAAATTCCACCACCAGTGGTTAACGACTGGGAGTCGAATAATTCGTGTCCAAgttgtcacaagacatttaAACACAGGTGTAACCTGAACACTCATGTCAGGTACGAGTGTGGGGTACCACCCAGATACAATTGTCCTTACTGTGCTAAGCAGGCGAAACACTTGACGAATGCACGAAGCCACGTGAAAAGGTGTCATCCTGAACGAGAAATGAAG aaattaaCTGCTGGTCAGCCACATTACATATTAATGACCAATTAtaaaacagaaaatattttttttccaccaataattatttaa
- the LOC135162474 gene encoding chromatin accessibility complex 16kD protein, translating into MAQQSPAPKIKDLRLPMSRVKTIMKSSPHVESIAQDGLFLVTKATEMFVHFMSEEAHKQSKKSSCLDYKHLAEVVQTNETLEFLKEIMPRKITVRQFKQLMAEKEAAERSSSDESSTDSDSDSQSDSESSSDSSKDEVMDSGSDKGTKDDKENGKSESSESSNDSESD; encoded by the exons ATGGCTCAACAATCGCCAGctccaaaaataaaagatCTTCGTCTTCCCATGTCGAGGGTAAAGACAATTATGAAGAGTTCGCCGCACGTTGAGTCTATCGCCCAGGATGGGCTGTTCTTAGTTACAAAAGCCACT GAAATGTTTGTTCACTTCATGTCGGAGGAGGCCCACAAGCAGTCCAAGAAGAGCTCCTGCTTGGATTACAAACACCTGGCGGAGGTAGTGCAGACAAACGAGACCCTGGAGTTCCTCAAGGAAATAATGCCGAGAAAAATAACAGTGAGACAATTCAAACAACTGATGGCTGAAAAAGAGGCTGCAGAGAGATCCAGCTCAGATGAGAGTTCAACAGACTCTGACAGTGACAGCCAGAGTGATAGTGAGTCTAGCTCTGATAGTTCTAAAGATGAAGTCATGGATTCGGGAAGTGATAAGGGGACGAAGGATGACAAAGAGAATGGAAAGTCTGAATCGAGTGAGTCCAGTAATGACAGTGAGAGTGATTAG